A section of the Corallococcus silvisoli genome encodes:
- a CDS encoding non-ribosomal peptide synthetase, whose protein sequence is MNATELIAELTRLGVELKVEDEHLRVRAARNVITPELQKHIAARKAEMVALLLRRSADLRSEQEHAPFPLTEIQEAYLVGRGTDFGVGGISCHLYHELDGRELDVARLSRAWQRLIEQHAMLRAVVLPSGEQRVLEQVPAFSMPVLDLRGQAHDVVEAKLAAIRQELSNRSVPPGQWPSFELRATLLDGNRTRIHFDIDAITMDAAAVLALLEEWRELYVDPERTLEPVPVSFREHVLAEIAARDTNAYRSAEAYWRARLDDLPEAPVLPLATPPEQLVRPAFRRLRGSLDARRWERLKQRSAEAGLTRSGVVCAAFAEVLAAWSESARFCLNLTLFRRLPIHPAIDKVVGDFTTNALLEVDGRGASFTHRAVQLRDQLARDLEHLHFSGVRVMRERARRREGPGALMPIVFTSLLGHRPSKAAGGSPFGWLGETVHAITQTPQVWLDHQVREDDGALCYSWDSPEGLFPEGMLEDAFAAYEELLGRLADDDASWGERSPVRLPKAQAVRREVFNATASPIPEARLDALFLAQARREPSRPAVVSAGRTLSYEELRGHAGALATHLVELGARPDGLIAVVLEKGWRQVVAAMAIPLAGAAYLPIDPTLPEERRRVLLQEGKVQVVVTEPGQVERFAWPEAVRVVSIQDSAHGAPPSVPSRSASDLAYCIYTSGSTGRPKGVMVEHRAAANTLQDINARFKVGPEDRVFGLSSLGFDLSVYDIFGSLAAGATLVLPEPEATWEPTSWLRWIREARVTVWNSVPTLMEMLVDVVESRGERLPESLRLVLLSGDWIPVTLPDRIRKLSSEVRVISLGGATEGAVWSILHPIAKVDPGARSIPYGRPMLNQRFHVLDEALAPRPEHVPGDLFIGGVGLARGYFGDEEMTRARFFTHPGTGERLYRTGDLGRFLPGGDIEFLGRKDFQVKVAGHRIELGEIEAALARHPAIREAVVAAPGERTLRRLVGYVVPVEGQPSPSDDALREFLGRTLPHYMVPGVFVRLQALPQSANGKVDRKALPTPVEEPSRGAGPMDARGGKIFTQVTQLVAEVLKRPSVEPEASLLQLGATSVELIKLATLLEKAFGNRPRMSEFLTLRNTAEIVAYYTRRQPAEEATGEAVGPKAEEGLLLDLEQREAWKRARHGVRAFDPGTAVVALAEPAEAEARRRHLERASHRTFSSAPVEAQALGRLLSCLRSFDIGGRFKYQYGSAGNSYGVQLYLHVAPGRVQGLEAGAYYHEPVRHALVRLTAKGALDASLHVPTNRPLFASSAFSLFLVCDRRAIAPLYGEKWRDFALLEAGLISQLLEMRAAEQQLGLCQVGELRFDDVRDAFRLEEPHVYLHGLLGGSIAWEEGAL, encoded by the coding sequence TTGAATGCCACCGAACTCATTGCCGAGCTGACGCGTCTGGGTGTGGAGCTCAAGGTCGAGGACGAGCACCTCCGCGTCCGCGCCGCGCGCAACGTCATCACTCCCGAGCTTCAGAAGCACATCGCCGCCCGGAAGGCGGAGATGGTCGCCCTGCTCCTGCGGCGGAGCGCGGACCTCCGCTCCGAGCAGGAGCACGCGCCCTTTCCGCTGACCGAGATTCAAGAGGCCTACCTGGTCGGGCGCGGCACCGACTTCGGCGTCGGGGGGATCTCCTGTCACCTGTACCACGAGCTCGACGGCCGCGAGCTGGACGTGGCGCGGCTGTCGCGCGCGTGGCAGCGCCTCATCGAACAGCACGCGATGCTGCGCGCGGTGGTGCTCCCGTCGGGAGAGCAGCGGGTGCTGGAGCAGGTGCCCGCCTTCTCCATGCCCGTGCTGGACTTGCGCGGGCAGGCGCACGACGTGGTCGAGGCGAAGCTCGCCGCGATCCGCCAGGAGCTCTCCAACCGCTCCGTGCCTCCGGGGCAGTGGCCCAGCTTCGAGCTCCGCGCGACGCTGCTCGATGGGAACCGCACGCGCATCCACTTCGACATCGATGCCATCACGATGGATGCCGCCGCCGTGCTCGCGCTCCTGGAGGAGTGGCGCGAGCTCTACGTGGATCCGGAGCGGACGCTCGAGCCGGTGCCGGTGTCCTTCCGGGAGCATGTGCTCGCGGAGATCGCCGCCCGCGATACGAATGCCTACCGGAGCGCCGAGGCCTATTGGCGCGCGCGCCTCGATGACCTGCCGGAAGCACCGGTGCTTCCGCTGGCCACGCCTCCCGAGCAGCTGGTGCGTCCCGCGTTCCGGCGGCTGCGCGGGAGCCTCGATGCGAGGCGGTGGGAGCGCTTGAAGCAGCGGTCCGCGGAGGCGGGGCTGACCCGCTCTGGCGTGGTCTGTGCCGCGTTCGCGGAGGTCCTCGCGGCTTGGAGTGAGAGCGCCCGCTTCTGTCTGAACCTCACCCTCTTCAGACGCCTGCCCATCCATCCCGCCATCGACAAGGTCGTCGGCGACTTCACGACGAACGCGCTGCTCGAGGTCGACGGCCGTGGCGCGTCGTTCACCCATCGCGCGGTCCAGCTTCGGGATCAGCTCGCGAGGGATCTCGAGCACCTGCACTTCAGTGGCGTGCGGGTGATGCGTGAGCGCGCAAGGCGGCGGGAGGGGCCTGGGGCGCTCATGCCCATCGTCTTCACGAGCCTCCTGGGGCACCGGCCCAGCAAGGCGGCTGGGGGCTCTCCCTTCGGGTGGCTGGGCGAGACGGTCCACGCCATCACCCAGACGCCGCAGGTGTGGCTGGACCATCAGGTCCGGGAGGACGACGGCGCGCTCTGCTACTCCTGGGACAGCCCGGAGGGGCTGTTCCCGGAGGGCATGCTCGAGGACGCCTTCGCGGCCTACGAGGAGCTGCTGGGCCGGCTCGCCGATGACGACGCATCCTGGGGGGAGCGCTCCCCGGTGCGCCTCCCGAAGGCACAGGCCGTGCGCCGGGAGGTGTTCAACGCCACCGCGTCTCCCATCCCCGAGGCGCGCCTCGACGCGCTCTTCCTGGCCCAGGCGCGGCGGGAGCCCTCCCGGCCCGCGGTGGTGAGCGCGGGGCGGACGCTGAGCTACGAGGAGCTTCGCGGTCACGCGGGTGCGCTGGCCACCCATCTGGTCGAGCTGGGGGCGCGGCCCGACGGGTTGATCGCCGTCGTCCTGGAGAAGGGCTGGCGGCAGGTGGTCGCGGCGATGGCCATCCCACTGGCCGGGGCGGCCTACCTCCCCATCGACCCCACGCTCCCGGAGGAGCGCCGCCGGGTCCTGCTCCAGGAGGGGAAGGTCCAGGTCGTGGTGACGGAGCCGGGGCAGGTGGAGCGGTTCGCGTGGCCGGAGGCGGTCCGGGTGGTGAGCATCCAGGACAGCGCGCACGGCGCGCCTCCGTCGGTGCCGTCGCGCTCGGCCTCGGACCTCGCGTACTGCATCTACACCTCCGGTTCGACGGGCCGTCCCAAGGGGGTGATGGTCGAGCACCGCGCCGCGGCGAACACCCTCCAGGACATCAACGCGCGCTTCAAGGTCGGCCCGGAGGACCGGGTCTTCGGCCTCTCGTCGCTGGGCTTCGACCTCTCGGTCTACGACATCTTCGGGAGTCTGGCGGCGGGCGCCACGCTCGTCCTGCCGGAGCCCGAGGCGACGTGGGAGCCCACGAGCTGGTTGCGGTGGATCCGCGAAGCGCGCGTGACGGTCTGGAACTCCGTCCCGACGCTGATGGAGATGCTCGTGGACGTGGTGGAGTCGCGCGGGGAGCGCCTCCCGGAGTCCCTTCGCCTGGTGTTGCTGAGCGGTGACTGGATCCCCGTCACGCTTCCGGACCGCATCCGGAAGCTGTCCAGCGAGGTCCGAGTCATCAGCCTCGGTGGGGCGACCGAGGGCGCGGTCTGGTCGATCCTACACCCCATCGCCAAGGTCGACCCCGGGGCGCGCAGCATTCCCTACGGCCGCCCGATGCTGAACCAGCGCTTCCATGTGCTCGATGAGGCGCTGGCTCCGCGTCCGGAGCACGTGCCGGGCGACCTCTTCATCGGAGGCGTTGGACTGGCCCGGGGCTACTTCGGCGACGAGGAGATGACGCGTGCGCGCTTCTTCACGCACCCGGGCACGGGCGAGCGCCTGTACCGCACGGGCGACCTGGGCCGCTTCCTGCCGGGAGGGGACATCGAGTTCCTGGGCCGGAAGGACTTCCAGGTCAAGGTCGCCGGGCACCGCATCGAGCTGGGCGAGATTGAAGCCGCGCTCGCGCGGCATCCGGCCATCCGCGAGGCCGTGGTCGCCGCTCCTGGAGAGCGCACCCTGCGAAGGCTGGTGGGCTACGTCGTCCCCGTGGAGGGACAGCCGTCGCCCTCGGACGACGCGCTGCGGGAGTTCCTGGGCCGGACGTTGCCGCACTACATGGTGCCGGGCGTCTTCGTGCGCCTTCAGGCTCTGCCGCAGTCGGCGAACGGGAAGGTGGACCGCAAGGCCTTGCCCACGCCCGTGGAGGAGCCCTCCCGCGGCGCGGGCCCCATGGATGCGCGCGGCGGGAAGATCTTCACCCAGGTCACCCAGCTCGTCGCAGAGGTCCTGAAGCGTCCCAGCGTCGAGCCCGAGGCCTCGCTGCTCCAATTGGGCGCTACATCGGTGGAGTTGATCAAGCTCGCGACGCTGCTGGAGAAGGCGTTTGGAAACAGGCCCCGGATGTCGGAGTTCCTGACGTTGCGGAACACCGCGGAGATCGTCGCCTACTACACCCGGCGCCAGCCGGCGGAGGAGGCCACGGGCGAGGCCGTGGGACCGAAGGCCGAGGAGGGGCTGCTGCTGGACCTCGAACAACGCGAGGCCTGGAAGCGCGCCCGGCACGGTGTCCGCGCGTTCGACCCGGGGACGGCGGTGGTCGCGCTGGCCGAACCCGCCGAGGCCGAAGCACGGCGCCGGCATCTGGAGCGCGCCAGCCACCGGACGTTCTCCTCCGCGCCCGTGGAGGCCCAGGCGCTGGGACGCCTGCTGTCATGTCTGCGCTCGTTCGATATCGGGGGGCGCTTCAAATACCAGTACGGCTCGGCCGGAAACAGCTACGGCGTCCAGCTCTACCTCCACGTCGCTCCCGGGAGGGTCCAGGGGCTCGAAGCGGGCGCGTACTACCACGAGCCGGTTCGCCACGCGCTGGTGCGGCTCACGGCGAAGGGCGCGCTCGACGCGAGCCTGCACGTGCCCACCAACCGGCCCCTGTTCGCGAGCTCGGCGTTCTCGCTCTTCCTGGTCTGTGACCGGCGAGCCATCGCGCCGCTCTACGGCGAGAAGTGGCGGGACTTCGCGCTGCTCGAGGCGGGGCTCATCTCGCAGTTGCTGGAGATGCGCGCCGCCGAGCAGCAACTGGGGCTCTGCCAGGTGGGCGAGCTGCGCTTCGACGACGTCCGGGATGCGTTCCGGTTGGAGGAGCCGCACGTGTACCTCCACGGCCTGCTGGGCGGCTCCATCGCCTGGGAAGAGGGGGCCCTGTGA